The Xylanibacillus composti genome window below encodes:
- a CDS encoding NAD-dependent malic enzyme codes for MSLSISTNVIFRVEIDKSQVTFGDVVTAVSRIGGDVMAVDVIQAGKAKTVRDITVQLNVDRYKQLEDSIQSMQGIRIIHASDSTFLAHLGGKIQVTPKAPIKNREDLSRVYTPGVARVCMAIHEDPSKAYTLTAKRNLVAVVTDGTAVLGLGDIGPEAAMPVMEGKAMLFRQLADVNAFPVCLQTKDTEEIIQIVKAISPSFGGINLEDISSPRCFEIERRLQAELDIPVFHDDQHGTSIVILAGLLNALKLVQKTVEHIHVVVCGVGAAGAACIQMLLAAGVRNVIAVDRCGALSADVHYDHPTLDRIASITNPERRTGSLSEVLKGADVFIGVSGPGVLTAEDIQQMAADPIVFAMANPEPEIDPEIAEPLVRVLATGRSDYPNQINNVLCFPGIFRGALDCRASCINEEMKLAAAKAIASIVTEDELNEHYIIPSIFNEKVVARVREAVMEAAVQSGVSKRVPRELAHAEESKVSLMSPS; via the coding sequence ATCAGCTTGTCGATTAGTACCAATGTCATATTCCGGGTGGAAATTGACAAAAGCCAGGTGACGTTCGGAGATGTGGTCACAGCCGTCAGCCGCATTGGCGGGGATGTTATGGCGGTCGATGTGATCCAAGCAGGAAAAGCCAAGACGGTACGCGATATTACGGTGCAGTTGAACGTGGATCGCTACAAGCAGCTTGAGGATTCGATTCAATCCATGCAGGGGATTCGGATTATCCATGCCTCGGACAGCACCTTTCTCGCGCACTTGGGCGGCAAAATTCAAGTGACGCCCAAAGCGCCTATCAAAAACCGTGAGGACCTGTCGCGGGTGTATACGCCGGGCGTCGCGAGAGTATGCATGGCAATCCACGAGGACCCCAGCAAGGCCTATACGCTCACAGCCAAACGAAACCTGGTTGCCGTAGTTACCGATGGAACGGCCGTTCTCGGATTGGGGGATATCGGTCCGGAAGCGGCCATGCCCGTAATGGAGGGCAAGGCTATGCTCTTTCGGCAGCTGGCCGATGTGAACGCTTTCCCCGTCTGCCTTCAGACGAAGGATACCGAAGAAATTATTCAGATTGTCAAGGCGATATCGCCGTCCTTCGGCGGGATCAATCTGGAGGATATCAGCTCGCCCAGATGCTTTGAAATCGAGCGCAGGCTGCAGGCGGAACTGGATATCCCTGTCTTCCATGATGATCAGCACGGCACATCTATCGTCATTCTTGCCGGCTTGCTGAATGCGCTGAAGCTGGTGCAAAAGACCGTGGAGCACATTCATGTGGTTGTGTGCGGAGTTGGCGCTGCGGGAGCAGCCTGCATTCAGATGCTGCTGGCTGCCGGTGTGCGGAACGTGATCGCCGTGGATCGCTGCGGCGCTTTAAGCGCGGATGTGCATTACGACCATCCGACCTTGGACCGCATTGCCTCGATCACCAATCCCGAGCGCCGCACAGGAAGCCTGAGCGAGGTGCTGAAGGGGGCGGATGTGTTTATCGGCGTTTCCGGTCCGGGCGTGCTGACCGCCGAAGATATTCAGCAGATGGCTGCCGATCCGATCGTATTCGCGATGGCGAATCCAGAGCCGGAGATTGATCCGGAAATTGCCGAACCGCTCGTGCGTGTGCTCGCAACCGGGCGGAGCGATTATCCGAACCAAATTAATAATGTCCTTTGTTTCCCCGGGATATTCCGCGGGGCGCTGGATTGCCGAGCCAGCTGCATCAATGAGGAAATGAAGCTTGCTGCAGCGAAGGCCATCGCGTCGATCGTGACGGAGGACGAGCTGAATGAACACTACATTATCCCGAGCATCTTTAACGAGAAGGTAGTGGCGCGAGTCAGAGAAGCTGTCATGGAAGCGGCGGTCCAATCCGGGGTGTCCAAGCGCGTGCCGCGGGAGCTGGCCCATGCGGAGGAGTCGAAGGTTTCCCTGATGTCGCCTAGTTAA
- a CDS encoding GNAT family N-acetyltransferase — MVQSDWYQKLNDYFPAHEMKHPEQLEALVKTHPNYHKEETDEYIVLYAEFPTFVFIDYLLVTSRQRGKGIGTQVLDKLKQKKKLIILEAEPLDEEDKDTQRRMKFYLRNGFRKADRIVYTRQDDDGETYEMKVLYWPPFEENQKVIMDKMKKACREIHNFRADRYYGRPLADPDESLRLKS; from the coding sequence ATGGTGCAAAGCGATTGGTACCAAAAGCTGAACGACTATTTCCCGGCACACGAAATGAAACACCCCGAGCAGCTGGAGGCACTGGTAAAGACACATCCGAACTACCACAAAGAGGAGACCGATGAATATATCGTGCTCTACGCGGAATTCCCCACCTTCGTCTTTATCGATTATTTGCTCGTCACATCCCGGCAGCGGGGGAAGGGCATTGGCACCCAAGTGCTTGACAAGCTGAAGCAGAAGAAGAAGCTGATTATTCTGGAAGCGGAGCCGCTTGACGAGGAGGACAAAGATACGCAGCGGCGCATGAAATTTTATCTCCGGAACGGCTTCCGCAAGGCAGACCGCATCGTGTATACCCGACAGGATGACGACGGCGAGACTTATGAAATGAAGGTGCTGTACTGGCCGCCATTCGAGGAAAACCAGAAGGTGATCATGGACAAAATGAAAAAGGCATGCCGAGAAATCCACAATTTCCGCGCTGATCGGTACTACGGCCGGCCGCTCGCAGACCCCGACGAGTCACTCCGTCTGAAATCTTGA